GGGGGAGACGGGTTGACAAGGCGACGGGGAACGCGGCCGCCATCGATCCGCGGACCGCTCCGCCGCCCTCACCGACCGACACGTTTTCGGCCGGACCGCGAGAGAAACGGGTATGGACGATCCCGAGTCGGACGATCCCGGGTCCGACGACCTCGAAGCGGTCCTCGCGCGCGTCCGCGACCGGGTGATCCCGGAATCCGAGGAACGCGAGCACCTGCGGGCGGTCGCGGCCGAGCTCGTCGAGCGCGCCCGCGAGGCGATCGCCGATCTCCCCGTCGAGGCGGACGTGGTGCAGGTCGGGTCGACGGCCCGGGGGACGTGGGTCTCCGGCGACCGCGACGTCGACCTGTTCGTTCGGTTCGAACCGGACCTCGACCGCGCCGAGCTGGAGGAGTACGGGCTCGCGGTCGGCCACGCCGTCCTCCCCGACGGCCACGAGGAGTACGCCGAACACCCGTACGTGAAGGGGACCTACGAGGGGTTCGACGTCGACCTCGTCCCGTGTCACGACGTGGAGGCCGCGGCGGAGCTCGTCTCCGCGGTCGACCGGACGCCGTTCCACGACGCCTACCTCTCCGCGCGGCTCGACGACGAGCTGGCCGAGGACGTCGTGCTCGCGAAGGCGTTCCTGAAGGGGATCGGCGCGTACGGGAGCGACCTCCGCACGGAGGGGTTCTCCGGGTACCTGACGGAGCTGCTGGTGTTGGAGCTCGGCGGGTTCGTCCCGCTCGTCGAGTCCGCGCGGAGCTGGCACCCGCCGGTGGAGTTCGACCCGGAGGGCCACGCCGAGGCGACGTTCGACGACCCGCTCGTCGTCGTCGACCCCACGGACCCGACCCGGAACGTCGCGGCGGTCCTCTCCGCCGCGAACGCGGCCCGGTTCCAGCACTACGCCCGCGAGCTGCTCGCGGCGCCGCGCGAGTCGCTGTTCGAGCCCGACGACCCCGATCCGCTCGACGTCGCGGGCGTCCGCGACCACCTCGACCGACGGGAGACGACCCCGATCGCCGTCGTCTTCGACGCCCCCGACTTGGTCGACGACCAGCTGTGGCCCCAGCTCCGGCGCTCCCTCGACGGGGTCGTCCGCGGGCTGAACGCGCGCGGGTTCGACGTGCTGCGCGCGCAGGCGATGGTCGACGACGAGCGGGCCGAGCGCGGCCCGACCGGGCCGGTTCGCGCCGCGCTGTACGCCGAGCTGGAGGTCGCCGAGCGGCCGGCGGTCGAGCGCCACGAGGGGCCGCCGGTCGCGGTGCGGAAACACGCCGCGAGCTTCTACGAGTCGTACGCCGACGACGTCGACCCGGAGACGTACGGCCCGTTCATCGACGGGGACCGGTACGTCGTCGAGCGGGAGCGGGAGTTCACGACGGTGCGGGCGTACCTCGAGAGCGACGCCGCCGGTGACGTCGCGCTCGGGGCGCAGGTGGATCGGGCGTTCGCCGAGCGCGACGTGCTGGTCGGCGACGCCGTCGCGACGCTGGCGCCGACGTTCGGGAGGGCGCTCCGCGAGTTCTACGAACCGCACCCGTGATCGCTACCCGGGGCCTCCGTCGCCGCCGCCGTCACCAGTCTCGCGATCTCACCCAGAGACGCGGTCGGAGACCAGGTAGACGAGGGCGACGATCGCGACGAGGACCGCCCCGATCGCGGACATGAACGCCGCGACGCGGGGGAAGACGAGCCAGAAGGCGACGTAGAAGGAGAAGCCGAACGCGAGGAGCCCGGCGATCACGACGCCGCGAGTGGGGTTCTGCACGGCGGCGACGAACACCCGCTGCGGCAGCGAGAGGTCGCCGAACGCCGGTGCGTCGTCGCCGAACGCTCCGGTCGCGGCCTGCGAGGTCTCGGTCCCCGGGGTCGCGGCACCCCCGTCGGCCTCGGCGGGGTCCGGCTCGGCGGCGACGCGCTCGGTGTCGGCGCGCTCGTTCGGGCGGCTCTCGGCGTCGTCGGTCACGCGAGGCGATACGTCCCGAAGGGGCCTGTACCTGTCGCTCTCGGGCGTCGCGTCCGGGAACGGCCGCCGCACGCGCACGCGTTCACACGGCCGCGCCGACGAGCGCCGAACCGACGAGGAACGCGGCCAGCGCGGCGAGCAGGTTCGCGGCGGCGAAGCCGACGGCGACGTCCCCTTCCCCGACGCGCGCGGTCGACACCGTCTCGACGGCGAACGACGAGAACGTCGTGAACGCGCCGCAAGCGCCGACCGCGAGGAGGAGCGTCGCCGCCGAGCCGATCGGTGCGGCGAGGGCGGCGCCGAGCGCGAGGCTGCCGAAGGCGTTGACGACCACCACGGAACGGCGCCCTTCGATCCGGAGCCCGACGGCGTGTCTGGCGACCGCGCCGAGCGATCCGCCGACGCCGACGAGCGCGGCCGCGAGGAGCGGGTCGGTCACAGCCGCCCCCCGGCCAAGAGCCCGGCGAGCGCGGCCGCGAACCCGACCGCGTAGCTCGCGGCGACGTACCCGGTTCCGGCGAGCGCCCCGAGCGCGACGGCGTCGCCGACGAACGTGCTGTAGGTCGTGAACGACGAGAGCGCCCCGGTGCCGACGAACAGCTGCGTGCGCGTCGTCGTCGCCCGAGAGACCAACAGGCCGAGCGCGAACGACCCGACGGCGTTGACGACGAGCGTGCCGGCGCCGGTGGGGGTTCCGACCGCGACGGCGACGCCGTGTCTGGCGACCGCGCCGAGGAAGCCGCCGGCGGCGACGAGCAGGAACCCGAGCGGCGTCCGTTCCATGCGAACGCGTCGCCGGGGGTCACCTTGGACCTTCGGACTCGGCCGCGTCGCTCGCCCGCGGGCTCGCGCCCCCGTGCGGCGTCCGCCGCTGGCGGACCCGGACAGTGTGCGCCGTCTCGGTCGCGTCGTCGACGACCAGCGCCTCGCCGGTGCCGGTCGGGAGCCGCGAGGCGAGGTCCCCGGCGAGGTACGTCGCGTCCGCCTCCGCGAGCCGGGCCACGTCGCGTTCGGCGGTGAGTCGGTGACAGACCAGCAGGTCCGACTGGGAGACGGCGACGCTCGGGAGGGAGCCGGGGCGCTGCGTCGCGCAGACGAGCGAGACGCCCGGCGCGCGGCCGCGGGTCAGGAGCGTCCTGAGCGCGGGGTCGGCGACGCCGCCGAAGAAGGCGTGCGCCTCGTCGACGAGCAGCCACGGGAGCCGGTCGCAGTCGCCGTCGACTCGGGCGTCGTACAGCCCGCGGGCGATCGCCCTGACGACGGCGGCCGCGGCGGCCTCGGGGACCCCCGCGAGGTCGAGCACCGTCGGCGCGCCGTCGGCCGCGAGGGAGGCGACTGGCGGCGCGTCGGCGTCGAACACGCCCCACGACGCCGCGAGCCGGAGGTGGTTCGCGGCGGCGCGGCGGGCGTCCGCCGGCGCGTCGGCCTCGGCGACGCGGCCGCGCAGGTCGGCGACCGAGACCGCGTCCGCGCCTCCCGCGACGCCCGCGTCCTCCGCCGCCTCGGCGACGGCCCGCCACACCACCCCGCCCGGGCCGCTCGTCGGATCGAGTCCGAGGAGGTCGGGCCACGCGGCCGCCGGGATCGCGGTCGGACGAATCGCGGGGTCGACCGCGCGGCCCCCCGCGTCCCGGAGTCCGCCGAAGACGCCCATCGGGTCGACGACGATCGGAGAGACGCCCGGCGCGTCCGCGAGCCCCTCTGCGAGCACGCCGAGCGTGTACGACTTCCCGGTGCCGCGCTTCCCGAAGACGACCCCGGCGTGCGGCCGGTCCGCGTCGACGCCGACGGGAGCCCCGGCGCTGCCGTCGCGGGCGAGGAACGAGCCGAGGCGGACCGTCGGGAGCGACGCGGTGGTGTCCGACGCGCGATCCGCGTCGCCGTCGGCGGCGCAATACCCGTCGTCCTCGCGTCCGAGCACGTGCATACCGGCGGTGGCCGCGGTATCGCACAAAAGGATCGGGACGGACGGGCCCGCCGGAGCCGCTCCCGACCGGTCCGACCG
Above is a window of Halorubrum depositum DNA encoding:
- the cca gene encoding CCA tRNA nucleotidyltransferase is translated as MDDPESDDPGSDDLEAVLARVRDRVIPESEEREHLRAVAAELVERAREAIADLPVEADVVQVGSTARGTWVSGDRDVDLFVRFEPDLDRAELEEYGLAVGHAVLPDGHEEYAEHPYVKGTYEGFDVDLVPCHDVEAAAELVSAVDRTPFHDAYLSARLDDELAEDVVLAKAFLKGIGAYGSDLRTEGFSGYLTELLVLELGGFVPLVESARSWHPPVEFDPEGHAEATFDDPLVVVDPTDPTRNVAAVLSAANAARFQHYARELLAAPRESLFEPDDPDPLDVAGVRDHLDRRETTPIAVVFDAPDLVDDQLWPQLRRSLDGVVRGLNARGFDVLRAQAMVDDERAERGPTGPVRAALYAELEVAERPAVERHEGPPVAVRKHAASFYESYADDVDPETYGPFIDGDRYVVEREREFTTVRAYLESDAAGDVALGAQVDRAFAERDVLVGDAVATLAPTFGRALREFYEPHP
- a CDS encoding fluoride efflux transporter FluC, coding for MERTPLGFLLVAAGGFLGAVARHGVAVAVGTPTGAGTLVVNAVGSFALGLLVSRATTTRTQLFVGTGALSSFTTYSTFVGDAVALGALAGTGYVAASYAVGFAAALAGLLAGGRL
- a CDS encoding ATP-binding protein, with product MHVLGREDDGYCAADGDADRASDTTASLPTVRLGSFLARDGSAGAPVGVDADRPHAGVVFGKRGTGKSYTLGVLAEGLADAPGVSPIVVDPMGVFGGLRDAGGRAVDPAIRPTAIPAAAWPDLLGLDPTSGPGGVVWRAVAEAAEDAGVAGGADAVSVADLRGRVAEADAPADARRAAANHLRLAASWGVFDADAPPVASLAADGAPTVLDLAGVPEAAAAAVVRAIARGLYDARVDGDCDRLPWLLVDEAHAFFGGVADPALRTLLTRGRAPGVSLVCATQRPGSLPSVAVSQSDLLVCHRLTAERDVARLAEADATYLAGDLASRLPTGTGEALVVDDATETAHTVRVRQRRTPHGGASPRASDAAESEGPR
- a CDS encoding fluoride efflux transporter FluC; translated protein: MTDPLLAAALVGVGGSLGAVARHAVGLRIEGRRSVVVVNAFGSLALGAALAAPIGSAATLLLAVGACGAFTTFSSFAVETVSTARVGEGDVAVGFAAANLLAALAAFLVGSALVGAAV